The following proteins are co-located in the Castanea sativa cultivar Marrone di Chiusa Pesio chromosome 8, ASM4071231v1 genome:
- the LOC142606004 gene encoding uncharacterized protein LOC142606004 has product MVYGVLDYLFEYQEGVYEVSKASPSLPARLSPPPLDRYKINVDGAVFASQKFMGIGVLIRDLEGRLVGACSKKIQAPLGLVEVEAKAVEFGLLFAKDMMIRDFILEGDSLVLMNALKEISPPPSSIAAVVYGSLLSSHDFRQVEFFHVCWQGNRPAHLLAKHSLSINDFSVWIEESPCFLEQALLNDVLFLL; this is encoded by the coding sequence ATGGTGTATGGTGTGCTGGATTATCTGTTTGAATACCAAGAAGGGGTTTACGAGGTTTCAAAGGCTAGCCCGAGCTTGCCAGCCCGTTTGAGTCCTCCTCCGCTGGATAGGTACAAAATCAATGTTGATGGCGCGGTATTTGCTTCACAGAAGTTTATGGGAATTGGTGTTCTAATCAGGGACTTAGAAGGCAGGTTAGTTGGGGCATGCAGTAAGAAAATCCAGGCCCCTCTTGGTTTAGTGGAAGTGGAGGCTAAGGCTGTTGAATTTGGACTACTATTTGCAAAGGATATGATGATTCGAGATTTTATTCTTGAGGGTGACTCATTGGTCCTTATGAATGCTTTGAAAGAGATTTCTCCACCCCCTTCATCGATAGCTGCTGTGGTGTATGGCTCACTGCTTTCTTCTCATGACTTTCGTCAAGTGGAGTTTTTCCATGTTTGTTGGCAAGGCAATCGACCGGCCCATCTCTTAGCTAAACATTCTTTAAGCATAAATGACttttctgtttggatagaaGAGAGCCCTTGTTTTCTAGAACAAGCTCTTCTAAATGATGTActgtttttattgtaa